The following coding sequences are from one Rathayibacter sp. SW19 window:
- a CDS encoding acyl-CoA dehydrogenase family protein: MSIAPTFIPTTEVEYETIAEVFRPIFARIAQGASARERDHSLPYDEITELTNAKFGALRVPVEYGGFGASLPQLFRLLTELAAADSNIPQALRGHFAFVEDRLVARDGQRDVWLRRFADGQIAGNSWTEVGTVAIGDVITKVSPIPGGDGSEFYVNGTKYYSTGSIFADWIDTFAQRTDNGAKVIAVVNAHQSGVSHADDWDGFGQQTTGSGTSTFVNAVVKAEDVIDFDTRFKYQTAFYQVVLLAVLAGSITAAEREIATEVRNRTRIFSHGNADSFAADPQILQVVGEVSAQAYAAEATVERAARALQGAYEGAFLGDELEDERRNDVAELESAKAQVVLTDLATRATSNIFNALAASGVSTHKNFDRHWRNARTAANHNPWVFKARIVGDHSVNGTTPPRVWSIGAGPKKA, encoded by the coding sequence ATGTCAATTGCACCCACATTCATCCCGACCACCGAGGTCGAATATGAGACGATCGCAGAAGTTTTCCGGCCGATTTTTGCGCGGATCGCGCAGGGCGCATCCGCTCGAGAACGAGACCACAGTCTTCCGTACGACGAGATCACTGAACTCACGAACGCCAAGTTCGGCGCGCTGCGGGTGCCGGTCGAGTACGGCGGCTTCGGTGCCAGCCTGCCGCAACTGTTTCGGCTGCTGACCGAACTGGCGGCAGCCGACTCGAACATTCCCCAGGCGCTACGCGGGCACTTCGCGTTCGTCGAAGACCGGCTGGTCGCCCGCGACGGCCAGCGCGACGTCTGGCTGAGGCGGTTCGCCGACGGGCAGATCGCCGGCAACTCGTGGACAGAGGTGGGCACAGTGGCCATCGGCGATGTGATCACCAAGGTGAGCCCGATCCCCGGTGGCGATGGCAGCGAGTTCTACGTGAACGGCACGAAGTACTACTCGACGGGCAGTATCTTCGCGGACTGGATCGACACGTTCGCGCAGCGCACGGACAACGGTGCCAAGGTTATCGCCGTGGTCAACGCCCACCAGAGCGGCGTCAGCCACGCGGATGACTGGGACGGCTTCGGCCAGCAGACGACCGGTTCGGGAACCAGCACGTTCGTGAATGCGGTAGTCAAGGCCGAGGATGTGATCGATTTCGACACGCGATTCAAGTATCAGACGGCGTTCTATCAGGTCGTGCTCCTGGCGGTACTGGCGGGCAGCATTACAGCAGCCGAGCGTGAGATCGCCACCGAGGTGCGCAATCGCACCCGGATCTTCTCCCACGGCAACGCCGATTCGTTCGCGGCCGACCCGCAGATTCTGCAAGTGGTCGGCGAGGTCTCCGCCCAGGCCTATGCGGCGGAAGCCACTGTCGAGCGCGCCGCCCGCGCCCTTCAGGGCGCATACGAGGGTGCATTCCTCGGCGACGAGCTCGAGGACGAGCGCCGCAACGATGTCGCGGAACTCGAATCGGCAAAGGCACAGGTCGTGCTGACCGATCTCGCGACGAGAGCAACGTCCAACATCTTCAATGCGCTGGCGGCATCCGGGGTGAGCACGCATAAGAACTTCGATCGGCACTGGCGCAATGCGCGCACGGCGGCCAACCACAACCCCTGGGTGTTCAAGGCTCGCATTGTCGGCGATCACTCGGTCAACGGCACGACGCCACCACGCGTGTGGTCGATCGGAGCCGGGCCTAAGAAGGCGTAG